The genomic stretch CGCTGAGTGATCCCTTTGTTGTCGAGATACTCGAGGAAGGGCACCACGTATTTGCGCGACGAGGTGAGCAGGCGCGAGGCTTCGGCGACCGTCAGTTCGGGAGATGACTGCAAGGCGGCGCGAACAATTTCTACGGCGTTGTCGAAGGACTGCGTTTCAAAGAACAGATCGAGACCGAGACGGCGGCAATGACCGAGGCGCTCGAGCAGGACCAGACTCTTCTCGACTTCGGGGCGGGTGCGACGCAACGTCTCGGCGATGACGGTGGACGACGGCGGAGCAAAGGCGGCTTTGCGCAGTTCGGATAACACCAGACTGTTGAGTTCCTGCTGAGCAGGAGTAAGCAGAATGCGGCGTTCGGGTTCACGCAGGAGCGGACCTTCCTGCACGACGCTTCCTTCGGCGATCATGGATTGCATGACATGATCAAGAATAGTGTCGGGCAGATCACCCAGATTGCCGCTCTTGACTTCGGCGCGGGAAAAGCCGCGACTCTCGGGCGATTTGCGGTGCAGGGCTGAAAGGCGCGCCTGAACTTCAGACTGCAATTCCTTCACGCGGCTGTCGAGAATCAGAAACTCGCCGATCTGAATCGCTTTGGCGTTGGGAATTTTTGCGCAGAGCCGGAGCACATCGGCGGCTGTTGTGCCGAAGGAGGCCGCCAGAGCCGACACAGGGATGCCTGCTCGCGCTCGATAGCGCAGGAAGGCGAACAGAGCATCATGAACGGACGGCGTGTTGAGGGCGCGGGCAAAGGCGATTTCATCGGCAAGATCGCGGGCACGGAGCCGGGCAGCGGCAGGTTCGAGCACGCGTCCGCCGCCAAGAGTCTCCAGCGGCGAATAGCGGCGCAGAACGAAATGGTCTCCCCACACGGCGACGGTCTCTTCCTCGAGCAACAGATTGGCGTACAGCAGCGCGGGATCCGGGCGCTCAAGAATTTGCACGCGGCCAATGACCTCCTGAGTGCCGACGAGAAAACGCACACGCTGCCGGTCTTTAAGGGGCTCGACGCTGGCGATGAGTTCAATGGCGACTTTGACGCGCGGCGATGACAGCAGAGCGCCGGGAATCGTGAGGGTGCGGCCACGCTCGAGGGAGTCGGTATCGCCCATGAGATTGAGCGCGGCGCGCTGGCCGGCATGAAGCTGCTCGGCCTCGGCGCCCTGAGTTTCGAGGCGCTTGACTCTCACATCAAACCCGCCGGGCAGAACTGCGAGGCGGGTGTCTTTTTGAATGGAGCCGGACAGAATGGTTCCGGTAACGACGGAACCGCGGCCCTTGATCACGAAAATGCGATCGATGGGAAGGCGGAACACGCCATGCGCCGAACGGGCAGGCAGCGCGACGAGCATCTGCGTCAGCCGCTCGCGCAAGTCGTCGATTCCGCGACCGGAGAGGGAATCGACCCGGAAGATGGGGCTGCTCTCGAGGAAGGTCGCTTGTACGGCGGTGCGCACCTGATCTTCGACGAGGTCGAGCCATTCGGCTTCCACGGCATCGCACTTGGTGAGGACAATGGCGCCGCGCTGCACACCAAGCAACCGCAGGATCTGCAGATGCTCCGTAGTCTGCGGCATGACGCCGTCATCGGCGGCGATAACGAGAAGCGCGAAATCGATGGTCGCGGCGCCGGCCACCATGTTACGGATGAGCTTCTCGTGGCCGGGAACGTCGATGATCGCGGCGACATCGCCGAAGAAGGCATAGCCGAGATCAATGGTGATCCCGCGTTTTTTTTCTTCGGGAAGGCGGTCGGGATCGGTGCCCGTCAGTGCGCGAACCAGCGTGGATTTTCCGTGGTCGATATGCCCGGCTGTACCAACAATGACTCGCGCCATGGGTCCTACTTAAAAATGCTTTGCATGTCGAACAGATGGTACTCGGCAAGGCAATACTTGCAGCCGTTGTACTGCGGGCGATGATTGGTGTCAATCATGCGCTTGACCTGTTCGAGCGTATGAATCTTGCGCTTCTTGTCTTCGGGAATGCTTTTCACCTGGCATTCGTACTTGACGAAGGACATATCGTGGATAATGTGGTGTTCTTCATCAACAAGGAACATGGCTCACCTCGTGCGAAACGGTTGTCTATCTCGGGTGGTTATCCGCGGCGGGTTGGAGAAGCCGCTCAATTTCATCAGGGTTCAATTCGCGCCATTGGCCGGGCCGGAGCGATCCAAGGGAGAGTCCGCCGATCTGTACGCGTTCGAGGCTGAAGACACGCAGACCCAGCGCGGCAATCATGCGGCGGACCTGCCGCTTGCGCCCCTCACCGAGGGTAATCTGAAGACAGCGACGGCCCAATTGCAAGGCATCGATGGCATAGGCCATACCGTCTTCGAGCATCACGCCTTCTTTCAGAAGGCGAACGGACTCGGGCGGCACGGTTGCGGTGGTTTCAACCACATACGTCTTATGCGCGCCGTAGCGGGGATGCGTAAGGCGCAGAGCCAGATCGCCGTCGTCGGTCATGAGGAGGAGACCGGAGCTGTCACGGTCGAGCCGTCCAACGGGAAAGTAGCGGCGGTCGGAAGGAACGAGGTCGAGGACGATCTCCCCCTCTTCCCTGCTCTTGCGGCTTGTGGACAGGTAGCCCACAGGTTTGTTCAACATCAGAACCTTCGGCGCAAGATGATTCGGAAGCGTCCGGCCATCGAAGAGGATGGTATCGGCATCCGGGTCCGCCTTCGCACCGAGTTCCGTAACCTTAACGCCGTTGACCGATACACGGCCTTTCAGGATCAACGTCTCAGCTTCACGGCGAGACGCAATGCCACGGGACGCGAGAATCTTCTGCAGGCGCTCCATCATACCGTGATGACCGGCTCAGGTGACGGAGAGAACATTCATCTTCTTGGAATTCTGCTGCCACTGCTCAATGGGCACGATGGGCTTATCACGCAGCCGCAACTTGCGTTTGCTGAAGAAGGTCTCGACGCGGAACGTAATCTCTATGACCTCATTGTCCGTGAGATTCAAAAAGGTATCGGTGCTCAGATCACCGTACTGAATGCGAATGAGACGCTTGCCGGAAAGCAGGTGGCCGAGAAGTGTGGCATCGAAACGCTGCTTGGGTCCATCGAGGATCAGTTCATTGTCCACATAAATGCGAAGCTGTTTGCCATCGAACTTCTCCAGATCTTCCGAAGGCAGCACCGCAATAAAAGCGTTGCCGGTGAGGCGCTCGTAGACTCCGGAGGCTTCGGCGTGCGGCTGCTCGGCGGTGAGACTGACGGTGACCGGCGCGGGAGTTTTGAATCCGGGTACTTCGGCGAATTCAATACGGTGCTGGCCGAAGCCGGGATTCAACGACGCCTTGCCGACACCACCCGGCTTGCCGTCCACGGTAAAGCCGGCAGCAAGGGGACCGGTGGAAATCGTCAGGGCAGGTTGAGGCAGCGTGGGATCCGGGGACAGTTCAAAAGCGGCAAGTTCACGCTGAAAATCCGTGGTCAGAGTAACGCTGATACTCTCGGGTCGCGCGACAAAGCCGTCCTGTTTGACACGGAACGAATAGACGCCGCGATCCAAACCACGGAACGTGTAAGGCGTCACGTGGGAGGAAGGCTGGCCGTTGACGAGAATCTGCGCGCCATCCGGATTGGACGAAACAGTAATTTGAGTGCTGGAAAGCGGCGCGGCGGGGAGATCCGAAGAGCTTGAGGTCAGCGGAGCAACTCCCGAACTCTCGGTGCGGAATGCGGCCGGATTCGGATCCGTACGATCATCGGGCTCCGAGTTGTGCTGCGTAACATCCAACACCCGGCGCTGGTGGTAGGAACCGGGAGACACGGAGCGGAACGGCACGCCGGTGCTGAAAATATCCTGACGAACAGGCCGCAGCGGAGCGACACTGTCCTGCGTGACGGCTTCCTGCGCAGGTTTGAGAGTGAACCTGACGCGGCTGGTCTCGTGGCGACTGACGTCGACCACGGCAAACTCAGGCTCGGAGACATAGCTGTCCTTGCGGACGGTAATGATCTGCTTACCGGCGGGGACTTCAATCGTTGTATCGCTGACGGTGCCTGTGAGAATTCCACCGACGAGAATCTCCGCGCCGGGAATGGACGTGCTGACACGCACCATCCCCTTCCCCACACCATAAAAATTGAGGAACCAATAGGCGGCAGCGGCAATGACGAGCAGAGGCAGGACGATACGCGCCAGGCCGAGGAGCAGAGTGACGGCGGATGCCGGGCCGCGGTGACTCGATCTCATACTGCGTCTATGTCGGCTCACGATCATCCATTCCCCGTGTTTGGTTCAGTATACTTCTTCAGCAGCGGCGTTATGAGGTCGATCGGAACCGGGAAGATCGTGGTGGAGTTGTTCTCCGACGCCACTTCTACGAGGGTCTGAAGGAAGCGCAACTGCAGCGCGGACGGGTGCTTTTCGATCACAGCGGCTGCCGCCGTCAACTGATCTGCGGCCTGACGTTCGCCTTCGGCGGCGATGATCTTGGCACGGCGTTCACGTTCCGCTTCAGCCTGACGAGCCATTGCACGCTTCATCTCCTGCGGAAGATCCACATGCTTGATTTCAACCAGTGACACCTTGACACCCCAAGGCTCGGTCTGCTGGTCAATGATCGTCTGAAGTTGATCGTTGATCTTATCGCGCTTGGCGAGAAGTTCATCCAACTCAACCTGGCCGAGCACGCTGCGGAGGGTGGTTTGCGAGAGCTGGCTGGTGGCAAAGAGGAAGTTTTCGACTTCGATAATGGCACGCTGGGGGTCGATAACGCGGAAGTAGACGACGGCATTCACCTGCATGGAGACGTTGTCATGGGTGATGATGTCCTGTGTGGGAACATCGAACACGACGGTACGCAGGCTTACCTTGACCATGCGGTCGACGATGGGGATCAGCAGAATGAGGCCGGGGCCCTTCACGCCAACGCTGCGGCCGAGGCGGAAGATCACACCCCGTTCATATTCGTTCAGAATACGGATGGCCGAAGCAAGAATGAAGATAGCGAAGACGAGAATAAACGCGTACAACGGTAAAAACATGATCGTTTCCCTCTCTGCGTTAATGGGCGTGATCGGGCCGGATCACTGAACCGGTTCGACCTTCAGAGTCATTCCGCTGACAGCCGTGACGCGCACATGTGCTCCGGCCTGCAGGTCGGAGTTGCTTTCGGCGTCCCACCACTCTCCGTGCACCTGAACCTTGCCGCGAGGAGTCAGAGCCACCGTAACGGTGCCCACCTCGCCAATCATTCCTTCTTTTCCGGTCTTCACGCGGCTCTTCTGCGCCTTCAGGCCCATGCCCACAACGAAAATGAAGAAGGCGGCAGTGATGAGCGACGCCGGAATAATCAAGCCGATATCCACACGAATTCCTGTCCGGGCTGGGTCGAACAACATGAGCGAACCCAGAATCAGGGAGACCACTCCTCCGACGCTGAGCAGGCCGTGACTGACAATCTTGATTTCGAGCAGGAAGAGCAGCACACCCAGGAAGATGAGCAAGAGTCCCGCCCAGTTCACCGGCAGAAGTTGCAGGCTATAGAACGCGATAATCAAGGATAGCGCTCCCACCACGCCGGGGAGAATGGCCCCGGGATTATACAACTCGAAGAACAGGCCGTAGATTCCCAGCAAGAGGAAAATGTAGACGATGTTCGGTTCGGAGAGCAGCGCGAGGATTTTCAAGCGCATGGTCAGCGGCGCTTCACGGACTTGCGCGCCTGCGGTGTGAAGCGTGACCGCGCCCGACTCGAGTTCCACGGTGCGTCCGTCCAACCGAAGCAGAAGGCTGTCGCGCGTGGTGACGAAATCGATCATGCCGAGTGCGAGAGCTTCCGAATCGGTAACGGAGACGCTCTGGCGCACAGCCTTCTCGGCCCATTCGGCATTGCGATGGCGCTGTGAGGCCAGCGAACGGGCGAACGCCGCGGCGTCGTTGACCACTTTTTCGGTCATGGTGCTGGACGTATCCGAACCGCCCATGCCGCCGATGCCGACGGGATGCGCCGCGCCGATGTTGGTGCCGGGAGCCATAGCCGCGATGTTTGCCGCAAGGGTAACGAAGACGCCGGCGGAACCCGCGCGGGCTCCGGGAGGCGCAACGAAGACGACGATGGGCACCTTGGACGCGAGCATATCCTTGGCAATCAGGCGAGTCGTGGAGAGCAGACCGCCGGGAGTATCCAACTGAATGATCAGCGCCTGTGCGTGATCCTTCTCCGCATCAGCGATGCCTTGATGGATCATTTGATAGGACACGGGACCGATGGCGCCGTCAATGGTTACCCAGTCCACCTGCGTTGCAACGGCAGCGCCGGCGGAGAGCAGCAACAGGAAAAAGCACGTCCGCAATGTGTTGAACATCTCTTACCTTCCGCGCAAAGCTTCGGTAATCATTGTCACAAGCATGGCCTCATCGGACGGGGAGATGGTGCGCATATTCAGCCAGAGGAGGTCCTGACGAACGGTGGCCACTACAGGCACGGATGCGAGGCGCAACATCTTTGCCCAGGCGGCGGCGGTCATCCCTTCGGGCAGCATGGCAATACCGACACTGGGCAACGAGACGGCGGGCAGGGTGCCCGAACCGGCTTCGGAGGCGGTGTCGCGAACTTCGAGCACTTTCCAGGCGGCGAGCGATTGAAGCTGAGGGAGCACGTGTTGTGCACGCTCGCGCAGTTGTTCGGGGGTCGCCGAGAGCATCGCCCAGAAGGGAATGCGGGACGGCACCGTCGCGCGGTTCAGATAGGCGCGCAAGGTAGAGTTCAGCGCGGACAGCGTCATCTTTTCGGCGCGCACGACTCGGGCAAGGGGGCTCTTCTTGACGCGGCGCACGAGGTCGCGCTTACCCAGAATAATACCGGACTGCGGACCGCCGAGAGCTTTGTCGCCGGAGACCAACGCGAGGTCCGATCCCGCTTTGAGACTCGCCGCGACATTGGGCTCGGGTGGAAGTCCCATGGAGGTCCAATCCCAAAGAAGGCCGTTACCGATGTCATCGACGACGGGAACGCCCTGCTCTTTGCCGAGGGCGCAGAGATCCTCGATGGCCACGGATTCGGTGAAGCCCATGATGCGGTAGTTGCTGGGATGCGCGCTGAGGAGGAGCGCGGTCCTGGCTGTGATGGCATCGCGGTAATCTTCCACACGGGTGCGATTGGTGGCACCGACTTCGACAAGACGCACACCGGAGCGCACCATGATGTCGGGCAGGCGAAAGCTGCCGCCGATTTCAATGAGCTGACCGCGGGAGACGATGACCTCGCGGTGATAGCCAAGAGCATTCAGGACAAGATACAGCGCAGCCGCATTGTTGTTGACCACCAGCGCGGCTTCGGCGCCCGTGATCGTGCAAAGCAATTCTTCGACATGCTCCTGACGGTCACCGCGTTCACCCGAGGGGAGATCGAACTCCAGATCACAGTACCCAGCGGATTTCCGTACCGCGTCGATGGCCCACTCGCCCATGGGAGCGCGGCCAAGGCCGGTGTGAAGAATGACTCCGGTGGCGTTGATGACGCGGCGCGGAGACGGCTGCTCCAGTTCGCGCACTTTGGCAAGCACGGAGCTTGCGAGGGAGTCCGGTGTTGGCGCGGGGCCACTTCCGGTGATGCGGCGACGGGCCTCACTGAGCACGCCGCGCACGACACCGGTCAGCAAAACGGGTGACACGGTGTCGGCAAGACCGCTCAGCGCAGGGTGTGCGAGCAGGGTATCGACGCCGGGCAATTGCCGCCTGGGGTCATCCGTTTGCGCCACGTTTAGAGTGTGGTCTCGAGAGTAAGCCGGAAGCCTTTGAAGGCCTGGACCTGACGGCAGACGCCGTTGGAACAGCGCAGGCCGCCGCGATCACGACCGTAGAAGAAACTCATGCGGTTCTTGCCGCCGCTGAGCACAAAGGCGGCTTCGACGGAAGGCCAGTTGCTGCCTTCGCGCTTCTTGAGTTCCTTGTCGTTGCTGAACTGGTCTTCTACCGTGAGCGATATACCTTTGCCGTTATTCCAGGAAACGGAAAATAACTGGTCGGTGTTCTTGGTGCCGGTGTGAACCTGATCGTTGATCAGCAGGGTCTGGCTTTCGAACTCAAGCTGCTGCGTGGTCTTGAACGGCGTGGTGTAGGTGAGCCATACCCACTGGCGTTTTTCCCACACGGTAGACGCTTCTTCATTGGCACCGAGTTCCGCGGTTACCTTGCGGTTGCCGGGGAGATCCTGATCTACGTTGGCGAAGGCTTCCCAATAGGGAGCGTCGACCTGATGCAGCGTCGGCAGGGGAATGCCCTTCTGATCTGCCGCATGGCGGCTGGCGAGATTGTAATGCAGCGTGGCGTAGGTGCCTTCGACGATGTTGCCGGAGAGTTCCGTCTGGAAACCGACTTCATTGGGAATGTTCAGCACGTGCGGATCACGCGCTTGCAGCAAACGAGGGCCAAGATCGCGGTAGACTA from bacterium encodes the following:
- the selB gene encoding selenocysteine-specific translation elongation factor — translated: MARVIVGTAGHIDHGKSTLVRALTGTDPDRLPEEKKRGITIDLGYAFFGDVAAIIDVPGHEKLIRNMVAGAATIDFALLVIAADDGVMPQTTEHLQILRLLGVQRGAIVLTKCDAVEAEWLDLVEDQVRTAVQATFLESSPIFRVDSLSGRGIDDLRERLTQMLVALPARSAHGVFRLPIDRIFVIKGRGSVVTGTILSGSIQKDTRLAVLPGGFDVRVKRLETQGAEAEQLHAGQRAALNLMGDTDSLERGRTLTIPGALLSSPRVKVAIELIASVEPLKDRQRVRFLVGTQEVIGRVQILERPDPALLYANLLLEEETVAVWGDHFVLRRYSPLETLGGGRVLEPAAARLRARDLADEIAFARALNTPSVHDALFAFLRYRARAGIPVSALAASFGTTAADVLRLCAKIPNAKAIQIGEFLILDSRVKELQSEVQARLSALHRKSPESRGFSRAEVKSGNLGDLPDTILDHVMQSMIAEGSVVQEGPLLREPERRILLTPAQQELNSLVLSELRKAAFAPPSSTVIAETLRRTRPEVEKSLVLLERLGHCRRLGLDLFFETQSFDNAVEIVRAALQSSPELTVAEASRLLTSSRKYVVPFLEYLDNKGITQREGNVRIRGRSFA
- a CDS encoding pseudouridine synthase, producing the protein MMERLQKILASRGIASRREAETLILKGRVSVNGVKVTELGAKADPDADTILFDGRTLPNHLAPKVLMLNKPVGYLSTSRKSREEGEIVLDLVPSDRRYFPVGRLDRDSSGLLLMTDDGDLALRLTHPRYGAHKTYVVETTATVPPESVRLLKEGVMLEDGMAYAIDALQLGRRCLQITLGEGRKRQVRRMIAALGLRVFSLERVQIGGLSLGSLRPGQWRELNPDEIERLLQPAADNHPR
- a CDS encoding PEGA domain-containing protein, coding for MRSSHRGPASAVTLLLGLARIVLPLLVIAAAAYWFLNFYGVGKGMVRVSTSIPGAEILVGGILTGTVSDTTIEVPAGKQIITVRKDSYVSEPEFAVVDVSRHETSRVRFTLKPAQEAVTQDSVAPLRPVRQDIFSTGVPFRSVSPGSYHQRRVLDVTQHNSEPDDRTDPNPAAFRTESSGVAPLTSSSSDLPAAPLSSTQITVSSNPDGAQILVNGQPSSHVTPYTFRGLDRGVYSFRVKQDGFVARPESISVTLTTDFQRELAAFELSPDPTLPQPALTISTGPLAAGFTVDGKPGGVGKASLNPGFGQHRIEFAEVPGFKTPAPVTVSLTAEQPHAEASGVYERLTGNAFIAVLPSEDLEKFDGKQLRIYVDNELILDGPKQRFDATLLGHLLSGKRLIRIQYGDLSTDTFLNLTDNEVIEITFRVETFFSKRKLRLRDKPIVPIEQWQQNSKKMNVLSVT
- a CDS encoding slipin family protein → MFLPLYAFILVFAIFILASAIRILNEYERGVIFRLGRSVGVKGPGLILLIPIVDRMVKVSLRTVVFDVPTQDIITHDNVSMQVNAVVYFRVIDPQRAIIEVENFLFATSQLSQTTLRSVLGQVELDELLAKRDKINDQLQTIIDQQTEPWGVKVSLVEIKHVDLPQEMKRAMARQAEAERERRAKIIAAEGERQAADQLTAAAAVIEKHPSALQLRFLQTLVEVASENNSTTIFPVPIDLITPLLKKYTEPNTGNG
- a CDS encoding nodulation protein NfeD, with translation MFNTLRTCFFLLLLSAGAAVATQVDWVTIDGAIGPVSYQMIHQGIADAEKDHAQALIIQLDTPGGLLSTTRLIAKDMLASKVPIVVFVAPPGARAGSAGVFVTLAANIAAMAPGTNIGAAHPVGIGGMGGSDTSSTMTEKVVNDAAAFARSLASQRHRNAEWAEKAVRQSVSVTDSEALALGMIDFVTTRDSLLLRLDGRTVELESGAVTLHTAGAQVREAPLTMRLKILALLSEPNIVYIFLLLGIYGLFFELYNPGAILPGVVGALSLIIAFYSLQLLPVNWAGLLLIFLGVLLFLLEIKIVSHGLLSVGGVVSLILGSLMLFDPARTGIRVDIGLIIPASLITAAFFIFVVGMGLKAQKSRVKTGKEGMIGEVGTVTVALTPRGKVQVHGEWWDAESNSDLQAGAHVRVTAVSGMTLKVEPVQ
- the selA gene encoding L-seryl-tRNA(Sec) selenium transferase, which translates into the protein MAQTDDPRRQLPGVDTLLAHPALSGLADTVSPVLLTGVVRGVLSEARRRITGSGPAPTPDSLASSVLAKVRELEQPSPRRVINATGVILHTGLGRAPMGEWAIDAVRKSAGYCDLEFDLPSGERGDRQEHVEELLCTITGAEAALVVNNNAAALYLVLNALGYHREVIVSRGQLIEIGGSFRLPDIMVRSGVRLVEVGATNRTRVEDYRDAITARTALLLSAHPSNYRIMGFTESVAIEDLCALGKEQGVPVVDDIGNGLLWDWTSMGLPPEPNVAASLKAGSDLALVSGDKALGGPQSGIILGKRDLVRRVKKSPLARVVRAEKMTLSALNSTLRAYLNRATVPSRIPFWAMLSATPEQLRERAQHVLPQLQSLAAWKVLEVRDTASEAGSGTLPAVSLPSVGIAMLPEGMTAAAWAKMLRLASVPVVATVRQDLLWLNMRTISPSDEAMLVTMITEALRGR